The genomic region CAAGGAAGGACATTCCGTTCTTCTTCTGGATCGGAAAGAGCGAGCCCTCATTGGAAAGAAAACCTGTGGTGATGCGCTAGGGTATCATCATGTTAACGAGCTGAAAGACCTTATCGGATTTCCAGATATACCCGATGATCTTATTGAATATCAGGTCTCTGGAATGTTTCTCTGGGCTCCCGATAGAAAGCATAAACTCCGTATGGAAGGACCAACTACTACCGGCTGTTCCTTCAATCGACTCAAACTCGGGCAGTGGATGGTTTCTCTTGCAGAAAAAGAAGGTACTGAAGTCAGAGCAGAAACCGCCGCGATGGATCTTGTTTTCGATGATGATGGAAGAGTTGACGGTTTGACAATCAGGGGCCCTGACGGTGTAGAAACCCTACATTCCGAAATTGTGATTGATGCTACTGGTGCTGCAGCTGTGCTCCGAAGGCAGATGCCAGAATCATCTCAGATAGAAAAGAAGATCGAGAAGCATGACCGGATGGCTGCTTGGAGATGTGTGTACAAAACACCCGAGTACGAGTTCGAGGAACCCGACATTCTACACATCTACTGGAATCAGGACGTGACCCGAGGCGGCTATACATGGGTTTTCCCACAGGGTGAACATCGTGTGAATGTAGGACTTGGTCTTATGATGCTGCCCGATTACGGAAATCCACGGGCAATATATCA from Candidatus Thorarchaeota archaeon harbors:
- a CDS encoding NAD(P)/FAD-dependent oxidoreductase produces the protein MSDYEVIIAGAGTAGCTAAYTLAKEGHSVLLLDRKERALIGKKTCGDALGYHHVNELKDLIGFPDIPDDLIEYQVSGMFLWAPDRKHKLRMEGPTTTGCSFNRLKLGQWMVSLAEKEGTEVRAETAAMDLVFDDDGRVDGLTIRGPDGVETLHSEIVIDATGAAAVLRRQMPESSQIEKKIEKHDRMAAWRCVYKTPEYEFEEPDILHIYWNQDVTRGGYTWVFPQGEHRVNVGLGLMMLPDYGNPRAIYQDWVPDNWEFMETEKEVLDCSGGTAPVRRPIDTMVDDNFMLVGDAACQVNPVHGGGIGSSMLGGAHAGITAARCLEEGDTSKENLWPYNIDYMESYGIKQASLDLFRWFLLNIENEDINYAFEKGIVKGEDLLEVSMTGKMQIGMGEKFKRLLSGFGRIPLLRKVNEIANLMDDIKQLYRDYPEDPKNLQTWKAKLKPIYEKAKVL